From Desulfobacterales bacterium, a single genomic window includes:
- a CDS encoding ATP-binding protein, producing MITIKELELPAKLENLNPFMDFISNLAENSGFSAKRINDINLAIEEILVNVFNYAYGNGEGIVKAICSIDDTRFIIEIIDKGSPFNPLVMADPNISEDVEDRKIGGLGIYFVKNLMDEVYYKNIDNKNILTLIIKK from the coding sequence ATGATTACAATAAAAGAATTAGAATTACCTGCGAAACTTGAGAATTTAAATCCTTTTATGGATTTCATCTCAAATTTAGCAGAAAATTCAGGTTTTTCTGCTAAACGAATCAATGATATCAATCTTGCAATTGAAGAGATTCTCGTAAACGTATTTAATTATGCCTATGGGAACGGAGAAGGCATTGTTAAAGCTATATGTTCAATTGATGACACTCGTTTTATAATTGAAATCATTGATAAAGGCTCTCCTTTTAACCCTTTAGTAATGGCTGACCCAAATATTTCTGAAGATGTAGAAGATCGAAAAATAGGAGGGTTGGGAATATATTTTGTAAAAAACTTGATGGATGAAGTTTATTATAAAAATATTGATAATAAAAATATCCTAACATTGATAATAAAAAAATAA
- a CDS encoding ABC transporter substrate-binding protein, giving the protein MRAKINVFLAVGLVFVLISTASATNFSTKPALNKGQKWRMGYLEGGHFPPYKKNFLGYIYALSDLGWLEEPNIPSQIIEADDRDLSKIWEWLSKNLKSNYIEFVIDGFYTDNWDKDLRVKNKEIVIKRLKEIKDIDFMIAMGTWAGQDLANNEHNTTVMVFSTSDPIKAGIIKSVEDSGYDHVHARVDPERYERQVRLFHEIIGFQKLGVAYEDSPSGRTYAAITDIEKVGKEKGFEVIPCYTQNQVPDFNVALQSVIKCHEELATKVDAVYITTQTGVNNLKYMPQVLEPLNRHKIPTFSQVGSEHVVHGVLLCIAQAGFKYVAQFHAEITAKIFNGAKPRELPQLFADPPKIAINLATAEIIEYDPPVDILGAADEIYQEIEVAK; this is encoded by the coding sequence ATGAGGGCAAAAATAAATGTATTTCTTGCCGTAGGATTAGTTTTTGTTTTAATTTCTACAGCATCGGCTACTAATTTTTCTACAAAACCAGCTTTGAATAAGGGACAAAAATGGAGAATGGGATACCTTGAAGGTGGTCATTTTCCTCCGTATAAAAAGAATTTTTTAGGATATATCTATGCCCTTTCTGATCTTGGTTGGTTAGAAGAACCTAATATCCCTTCTCAAATAATTGAAGCTGATGATAGAGACTTGTCTAAAATATGGGAATGGCTCTCAAAAAATTTAAAAAGCAACTATATTGAGTTTGTAATTGACGGTTTTTATACAGATAACTGGGATAAAGACCTTAGGGTTAAAAATAAAGAAATTGTTATCAAAAGATTAAAAGAAATCAAAGATATTGATTTTATGATTGCAATGGGAACATGGGCAGGGCAAGACTTAGCCAACAATGAACATAATACGACAGTAATGGTTTTTTCTACAAGCGATCCCATTAAAGCTGGTATTATTAAAAGCGTAGAAGATTCAGGATATGACCACGTCCATGCAAGAGTTGACCCTGAAAGATATGAAAGGCAAGTAAGACTTTTCCACGAGATTATAGGTTTTCAAAAACTTGGAGTGGCTTATGAAGATTCTCCGTCTGGAAGAACCTATGCTGCAATCACGGACATAGAAAAAGTTGGTAAAGAAAAAGGATTTGAAGTAATACCTTGTTATACTCAAAATCAGGTACCAGATTTTAATGTTGCTCTCCAAAGTGTCATAAAATGTCATGAAGAATTAGCAACTAAAGTTGATGCTGTATATATAACTACCCAAACAGGCGTTAATAACTTGAAATATATGCCCCAAGTGCTTGAACCATTAAATAGACATAAAATTCCTACTTTTTCGCAGGTTGGTTCTGAACATGTTGTTCATGGAGTTTTACTTTGTATAGCTCAAGCGGGTTTTAAATATGTCGCTCAATTCCATGCTGAAATAACAGCAAAAATTTTTAATGGAGCTAAACCTCGAGAACTTCCTCAACTTTTTGCAGATCCTCCTAAAATAGCTATAAATTTAGCTACAGCAGAAATTATTGAATATGACCCTCCCGTTGATATACTTGGAGCTGCAGATGAAATATATCAAGAAATAGAAGTGGCAAAATAA